The sequence TGCAACGGCGTCAACGGCTCCGGCTTGCGCGCCCAACACAACTCCGCGCCCTGACCGCGACAAAGCTGGCGCTGGCCTTGCGCCGCCGCGAGCAGCATTTCAGCTTTTTGTTCACCCGAAATCCGCGACGCGCCGATCAGGCGGTAACCTTCGCCGATGAGCAAATCCCCGACGTTAAGCGCCACAGCCACGCCGTGCTCCTCGTGCAACGTTTTTTCGCCATAACGAATTCTGTCGTTGTCTTCGATGTCATCGTGGATGAGCGACGCTTTGTGAAAACATTCGATGGCCACGGCGATTTTGCGGATGTCCTCCGGCAATTTCTCGCCGGGCGTTTCGCGCAACGCTTGAAAAGCGGCGACGGTGAGGAACGGCCGCCAACGTTTGCCGGCGCGCATGAGCCACTCGCGGGCAATTCTCTCGGTCTCACCCTCCGCGTTGCCCATGATGAGAGCGAGGGACGGCGGCGTGAACCAGAAATCGACTTCATCCCGCAGCGCGCCGAGATCAAGCCGCCGCGTTTTGTCATCGCTCGTGAGGTGGAGGTAATCCCAGACCCAGTCCAGATCGACCGTCGTATCGATGCAATCGTCCTGCAAAAGCGGCACCGCCACACCCGGGATCGCTGCCGCTTCCATGTAAGGAAACGCCCGCTCCAGCACACTGAGACAACTGACCCCGACGATGGCCTCGATCTTGCCGGTTTGAATCAACGTCATGACGATCGCCGATCCTTCCGCGACGAGCACGGCGTAGCCGAGCCTTTCCGCTTCCGCCTGCAGATCCTGGATGGAGCAAAGCCCGCATTGTTTGCAGAGCAGACCGAATTCGTCGAAAGGCGCGGGGCACTTGCTTTCCACGCGCAAACATTTCGGGAGCAGCAGCAGTCGCCGTTCAAATGGGACGGACGCCAGTGCTTCGCGCCACATTTCGTTGTTGATGAGCACGCCGATGTAGTCGCGATAAATGGCGTCGCACTTGAGCATCGCGACGATTTTGTCCGCGTGAACTTTTAGTTCGTCCGCTGGCAGCGGCGGCACGGGATTGTATTCAGCCACGTAATGGCGGACGAGTTGCAGGATGTGCGCCCGCTCAATTGTGGTCTGAGGAATATTTTTCTTGGGCGCGCGAACGCGCTGCTGAGGAACGGGGCGCGGAATGACAAGGGTCGCAGTTTCCATAAATCACTTTGTAAGACGTTCCATCGGCCTTTTTGTTTCATTCCCTCTGGTTATGCGTGTGGCATTATCCACAATCGATGCCGCGGGGTCGAGACTTGTTTTCAATGCGCGTGCCTTGGCCGTGGCTTGGTGGTCAACGTTTCGGTAAGCCGAAAAATCATTGAACCAATACTTTTTGGCAAGCCGATACATCCAATGTTTCTCCGGCACTTCCTCACCGGGCAACCACTGGCTGAAACGCGGCTGCATGGCCTCCAACTCGGCCATCGCCGTGCCACGGGCCGTCGTGTCGCGTGCGCCGTGTTTTGCGACGAGTTCTTTCACAAGGTCGGGCCGCTCCAAAACCACGCAACCGCGAGTGTGTTTGGCGCTGAGTTCACGGAAGTCTTTCAGGAATGCCGAATCGCGCATGGTTTCAAAGATGCCGCGCGGGTCACGAATGGATTCGGTGGCGAACTGGATGATCGGGCACGGCTCGATGTCACCTCGCGGACTGATGTGATGACTGATGCCCGTGGACATCGGGCAAAGCGCCTGGCCGTCGTGATCGTAATAGGCGTCAATGATCGCAATCGGCATCTTCGCGCGCATCTCGACGACGAACTTGCGTGTCCGCACGAGTTGGTCGGGGCGCAAAGCGAGCTGCTGATTCATCTTCGGTCCGACCGGCCGGTAAGTATGATACCAGACGTAATGCACGCCGCGATTGATGAGTTCCTGAAGCCACGATTCGGTCAGCAGTTCGTCGATGTTTGATTGGCAGACGCTCGTGGCCACACCGGTGAGAAGCCGGGCGCGCAGACAATGTTCCAGCCCGCGCATGGTTTTGTTGAACACGTCCTTCTTGCCGCGCCGCTCGTCGCTGGTTATTTCGCGGCCCTCGATGCTGACCAGCGGCGTGGCGTTGCCCAGCTCGCGCAGGCGATTCGCGACTTTCTCGGTGATGAATTGGCCGTTGGTGAAAAGCTGGAAATAGCAGTCCGGATGTGCCGCGAGCAGGTCAAGCAGTTGCGGGTGCATGAACGGCTCGCCGCCGAGGATGCCGAAGAACGCGTTGCCGTGTCGCTTGGCGTCGGTGATGGTGCGATTGAGCGTGTCGAGATCGATGGCGTCCTTTTCCTCCACGTCCACCCAGCAACCTTGACAGCGAAGGTTGCAGGAGTTGACGATCGAGACGTAGAGGAACGGCGGGAAATACTCGCCACGCTTGATGCGCCGCTTGAACTTCTCGACCGACAACACCCCTTTCACGCCGAAGTTCCAGGCAAACTTCCGAATGCAGCGGAAGTCGGCGGAGCGCAGGGTGCGAATGGCGAGGGTAGGAAGCATTTTCAATGTGTGATGCCCGGTGTTCTATGATTATCCGGCTGGCTTTCGTCCATGATTTGTTCAACAGAAGGGCTTGAGGCGATCCAATCGTACGTCGGGCGTGATTCGCCATTGATAAACGTGACACCCTGCGGATTCCACGAAA is a genomic window of Verrucomicrobiota bacterium containing:
- a CDS encoding polyprenyl synthetase family protein, whose amino-acid sequence is METATLVIPRPVPQQRVRAPKKNIPQTTIERAHILQLVRHYVAEYNPVPPLPADELKVHADKIVAMLKCDAIYRDYIGVLINNEMWREALASVPFERRLLLLPKCLRVESKCPAPFDEFGLLCKQCGLCSIQDLQAEAERLGYAVLVAEGSAIVMTLIQTGKIEAIVGVSCLSVLERAFPYMEAAAIPGVAVPLLQDDCIDTTVDLDWVWDYLHLTSDDKTRRLDLGALRDEVDFWFTPPSLALIMGNAEGETERIAREWLMRAGKRWRPFLTVAAFQALRETPGEKLPEDIRKIAVAIECFHKASLIHDDIEDNDRIRYGEKTLHEEHGVAVALNVGDLLIGEGYRLIGASRISGEQKAEMLLAAAQGQRQLCRGQGAELCWARKPEPLTPLQVLDIFRQKTAPAFEVALRLGALYAGTEQHEEVSDALAAYSEALGIAYQIRDDLSDLGDKGETNDIAGMRPGLLLAVAYERATGERKQSLELLWRRSPEAGLNTEHIEALYTELKADERARTLLETYKEEAIRSLRDLENPNLKGLLRRVIGRIFNDTEIKGWCKEFEQKNAANRLAPVAVE
- a CDS encoding radical SAM protein; translated protein: MLPTLAIRTLRSADFRCIRKFAWNFGVKGVLSVEKFKRRIKRGEYFPPFLYVSIVNSCNLRCQGCWVDVEEKDAIDLDTLNRTITDAKRHGNAFFGILGGEPFMHPQLLDLLAAHPDCYFQLFTNGQFITEKVANRLRELGNATPLVSIEGREITSDERRGKKDVFNKTMRGLEHCLRARLLTGVATSVCQSNIDELLTESWLQELINRGVHYVWYHTYRPVGPKMNQQLALRPDQLVRTRKFVVEMRAKMPIAIIDAYYDHDGQALCPMSTGISHHISPRGDIEPCPIIQFATESIRDPRGIFETMRDSAFLKDFRELSAKHTRGCVVLERPDLVKELVAKHGARDTTARGTAMAELEAMQPRFSQWLPGEEVPEKHWMYRLAKKYWFNDFSAYRNVDHQATAKARALKTSLDPAASIVDNATRITRGNETKRPMERLTK